The DNA window ATCGTGGCCGGCGAGCCCGCGCTCGAACGGGCGCTGTCCGAGCAGACGGCACCCGCCGAAGCCAAGCGCACGCTGGTGCGGACCCTGTTCTCCGACAAGGTGGACGTGGTCACCGAGAAGCTCGCCGAGCAGGCGATCCTCCGCAACCGCGGGCGCAGCGTCGCAGGAGGCCTCGACCAGCTCGTGAAGCTGGCTGCCGAGCGGCGGCAGCGCGCGGTCGCGTACGTGACCACGGCCAGTGAGCTGTCCGGCGAGCAGCGGTCGCAGCTCGCCGAGAAGCTGGCCGCGATCTACGGCAAGCAGATCTCGTTGCGCATCGAGGTCGACCCGAAGCTCGGCGGTGGGCTCATCGTCAGGGTCGGCGACGAGGTCATGGACGGCAGCGCGGCAGGCCGGATCGAGGCGCTGCGCAGGCAGCTGGCCGGCTGAACACCCCGAAACTTTTGACACTGGCAAGAACGAAGCGAGAGCGGGAACGAAATGGCGGAGCTGACGATCTCCTCGGATGAGATCCGGAGCGCGATCGAGAACTACGTCTCCAGTTATGCCCCGGACGTGAGCCGGGAAGAGGTCGGCACGGTGGTGGACACCGGTGACGGCGTCGCCCACGTCGAGGGCCTGCCCTCGACCATGGCGAACGAGCTGCTGGAGTTCCCCGGCGGGGTGCTGGGCGTCGCCCAGAACCTGGAGCCCCGCCAGATGGGTGTGGTCATCCTCGGCAACTTCGAGAAGATCGAGGAAGGCCAGGAGGTCAAGCGGACCGGCCAGATCCTCTCGATCCCGGTCGGCGAGAACTTCCTCGGCCGCACCATCGACCCGCTCGGCAAGGCCATCGACGGCCTCGGCGACATCGAATCCACCGATCGCCGCGCCCTCGAGCTGCAGGCCGCTTCGGTGGTGCAGCGCCAGCCGGTGTCGGAGCCGCTGCAGACCGGTATCACCTCGATCGACGCGATGACCCCGATCGGCCGCGGCCAGCGCCAGCTGATCATCGGCGACCGCAAGACCGGTAAGACCACGGTCTGCGTCGACACGATCATCAACCAGAAGCGCAACTGGGACACCGGCGACCCGAAGCAGCAGGTGCGCTGCATCTACGTCGCGGTGGGCCAGAAGGGCTCGACGATCGCGAACGTCCGCAAGACCCTCGAGGACGCGGGCGCGCTGGAGTACACCACCATCGTCGCCGCCCCCGCTTCGGACTCCGCGGGCTTCAAGTGGCTGGCGCCGTTCACCGGTGCCGCGCTCGGCCAGCACTGGATGTACGAGGGCAAGCACGTCCTCATCGTGTTCGACGACCTCACCA is part of the Amycolatopsis sp. CA-230715 genome and encodes:
- a CDS encoding F0F1 ATP synthase subunit delta gives rise to the protein MTLHAASREALGLAENTLGEVLGDAGTDPATVGEELLSVVDLLTGEIGLRRAVADASSAPEARKNLLRSLLESKLSAPSLKVLETAVSSRWSSPRELLDGIESLGRSALLTSAEKTGNLDTVEDELFRVARIVAGEPALERALSEQTAPAEAKRTLVRTLFSDKVDVVTEKLAEQAILRNRGRSVAGGLDQLVKLAAERRQRAVAYVTTASELSGEQRSQLAEKLAAIYGKQISLRIEVDPKLGGGLIVRVGDEVMDGSAAGRIEALRRQLAG
- the atpA gene encoding F0F1 ATP synthase subunit alpha, translated to MAELTISSDEIRSAIENYVSSYAPDVSREEVGTVVDTGDGVAHVEGLPSTMANELLEFPGGVLGVAQNLEPRQMGVVILGNFEKIEEGQEVKRTGQILSIPVGENFLGRTIDPLGKAIDGLGDIESTDRRALELQAASVVQRQPVSEPLQTGITSIDAMTPIGRGQRQLIIGDRKTGKTTVCVDTIINQKRNWDTGDPKQQVRCIYVAVGQKGSTIANVRKTLEDAGALEYTTIVAAPASDSAGFKWLAPFTGAALGQHWMYEGKHVLIVFDDLTKQAEAYRAISLLLRRPPGREAFPGDVFYLHSRLLERCAKLNDELGAGSLTGLPIIETKANDISAYIPTNVISITDGQCFFQSDLFNSGQRPAVDVTTSVSRVGGDAQIKAMKTVSGSLRIDLSQYEELKAFSAFASDLDAASKAQLDRGARLYELLKQPQNSPIPVEQQIITVFLGTKGHFDDVPIEDTARFNRELVENIRHKHDEIFAKIRDEKKWSDEIAESVVAATTEFKKGFTTSEGKTLGGVDADAMDADKVGQETVKVNKPAPKK